In one Novosphingobium humi genomic region, the following are encoded:
- a CDS encoding tRNA U-34 5-methylaminomethyl-2-thiouridine biosynthesis protein, with the protein MMEFKEVQLMSEEGKIVAGFVAPHPPHLVYAENPPQNEPESEGGWEVLRWAYEKVRTAIDELKPDVLLVHSPHWITKVGHHFLGVPHMQGKSVDPIFPNLFRYNFDMKVDVELAEACCAEAEAAGLVSKMMRNPDFRVDYGTITTLHMVRPQWDIPVVGISANNSPYLLTLGESVEQMERLGVATRDAIRKSGKRAVLLASNTFSHYHFREEPALPEDMSKEHPQSYIGYKWDVKVIEMMRKGKIRELLDIFPQWVEESFSETKSGAFSWMMAAMDYPDYPAELHGYGTVIGTGNAVIEWRPGA; encoded by the coding sequence ATGATGGAATTCAAGGAGGTTCAGCTAATGTCGGAAGAGGGTAAGATTGTCGCCGGGTTTGTGGCACCGCACCCGCCCCATCTGGTGTACGCGGAAAACCCCCCCCAGAATGAGCCTGAATCCGAGGGTGGCTGGGAAGTGCTGCGCTGGGCCTATGAAAAGGTGCGGACCGCCATTGATGAGCTGAAGCCTGACGTGCTGCTGGTGCATTCGCCGCACTGGATCACCAAGGTCGGGCATCATTTTCTTGGCGTTCCGCATATGCAAGGCAAGTCGGTCGATCCGATCTTCCCGAACCTGTTCCGCTACAACTTCGACATGAAAGTTGATGTCGAACTGGCCGAGGCCTGCTGCGCTGAGGCAGAGGCGGCTGGGCTTGTCTCGAAGATGATGCGCAACCCCGATTTCCGCGTCGATTACGGCACGATCACCACGCTGCACATGGTTCGTCCGCAATGGGACATTCCGGTTGTGGGCATCTCGGCCAACAATTCGCCTTACCTGCTGACGCTGGGCGAAAGCGTGGAGCAAATGGAGCGGCTGGGGGTGGCAACTCGCGATGCCATCCGCAAGAGCGGCAAGCGCGCGGTGCTGCTGGCTTCCAACACGTTCTCGCACTATCACTTCCGCGAAGAACCTGCGCTGCCCGAAGATATGAGCAAAGAGCATCCCCAGAGCTATATCGGTTACAAGTGGGATGTGAAGGTCATCGAGATGATGCGTAAGGGCAAGATCCGCGAGTTGCTCGATATCTTCCCGCAGTGGGTTGAGGAGTCCTTCTCCGAGACGAAGTCGGGCGCTTTTTCGTGGATGATGGCCGCCATGGACTATCCGGATTATCCGGCCGAACTGCACGGTTACGGCACCGTGATTGGCACGGGCAATGCCGTGATCGAATGGCGCCCCGGGGCCTGA
- a CDS encoding 2-hydroxymuconate tautomerase family protein, with protein sequence MPIANIQILKGRSEADRKRLIAQVTQAIIDSLGVEAGQVRVVISEIDPCNWGVGGIAKSDLMR encoded by the coding sequence ATGCCGATCGCCAACATCCAGATCCTTAAAGGGCGCAGCGAAGCCGACCGCAAACGCCTGATCGCTCAGGTCACGCAAGCCATCATCGATTCGCTTGGCGTCGAGGCGGGGCAGGTGCGCGTGGTTATCAGCGAGATTGACCCGTGCAATTGGGGCGTGGGCGGCATCGCAAAATCCGATCTGATGCGATAG
- a CDS encoding purine-cytosine permease family protein → MVVSLVQLFFGALVTFVAGLHIALAAGVAVTVIGALLGWSCGHIAYRSGLSSTVLSRYFGFGRQGSVIASLIFAFMIIGFLALENALLYHGFVFYFQLTDNVTTKVLIYGGMTLLWVLLTSYGFKLVAKVSSVALILSLVVLAYVMKVAVSGGSMPLSQLLSFGSQFSPEALQQMGVVTDKDKFIFAVNILIGSAGALALFDADLGRYARRSIDIGIAALMGNIAMDLLMLSVGGVIMYAGGPALIEFYTHSQGMTLEAARHAALQSPDSITAAFVVLGGAMGTLLLVLAQGKTQVLNTYSASLSLSNLFDALHFRPGRFTFVVMGNVLGLLMIYGNLLELINSWVTMLGVLTTAFAGIIVADFYIVRRIMNTELTGSFVNTESINWSGVITLMIAVLSSHYLLHGIFPVEGITTLAVCLIVYPLLRLQQFKLLTQAKA, encoded by the coding sequence ATGGTTGTCTCGCTGGTCCAGTTGTTCTTTGGCGCACTGGTCACCTTCGTCGCGGGGCTGCACATCGCGCTGGCCGCAGGCGTGGCGGTGACCGTAATCGGCGCACTGCTGGGCTGGTCTTGCGGGCACATCGCCTATCGCTCGGGCCTGTCCAGCACGGTGCTCTCGCGCTATTTCGGCTTTGGCCGACAAGGCTCGGTCATCGCTTCACTGATTTTCGCGTTCATGATCATCGGCTTTCTCGCTCTGGAGAATGCCCTCCTGTATCATGGTTTTGTTTTCTATTTTCAGCTCACCGACAATGTCACGACCAAAGTGCTGATCTATGGCGGCATGACGCTGCTGTGGGTGCTGTTGACCTCCTATGGCTTCAAGCTGGTGGCCAAAGTGTCTTCGGTTGCACTGATCCTGTCGCTGGTGGTGCTGGCCTATGTGATGAAGGTTGCCGTGTCCGGCGGCTCGATGCCCCTCAGCCAACTCCTCTCGTTCGGCTCGCAGTTCTCGCCCGAGGCGCTGCAGCAGATGGGCGTGGTGACCGACAAGGACAAGTTCATCTTTGCGGTCAACATCCTGATCGGCTCGGCGGGGGCTTTGGCGCTGTTTGACGCGGATTTGGGGCGTTATGCTCGCCGCTCGATCGACATCGGCATTGCCGCGCTGATGGGCAACATTGCCATGGATTTGCTAATGCTCTCGGTTGGCGGCGTCATCATGTATGCTGGCGGCCCCGCCCTCATCGAATTTTACACCCATTCGCAAGGGATGACACTGGAGGCCGCGCGACACGCCGCGTTGCAGAGCCCCGACAGCATCACGGCGGCGTTTGTCGTTCTGGGCGGCGCGATGGGGACGCTCCTGCTGGTGCTGGCCCAAGGCAAGACGCAGGTGCTCAATACCTACAGCGCCTCGCTCTCACTCTCAAACCTGTTTGACGCGCTGCACTTCCGCCCGGGCCGCTTCACCTTTGTGGTCATGGGCAATGTGCTGGGCCTTTTGATGATCTACGGCAATCTGCTGGAACTCATCAATTCATGGGTAACGATGCTGGGCGTTTTGACCACGGCCTTTGCCGGGATCATCGTGGCTGACTTCTACATCGTGCGTCGGATCATGAACACCGAATTGACAGGATCTTTCGTCAACACCGAATCGATCAATTGGTCGGGCGTTATCACTCTGATGATTGCGGTGCTTTCTTCGCACTATCTGCTGCACGGCATCTTTCCGGTCGAAGGGATCACCACGCTGGCCGTGTGCCTGATCGTCTATCCTCTCCTTCGCCTTCAGCAGTTCAAGCTTCTGACTCAAGCGAAAGCCTGA
- a CDS encoding GlcG/HbpS family heme-binding protein, with the protein MAGRSITLEQAQAVVAAALKEGRAQNYQPLTVAVLDPGGHLLAFAREDNSSNLRPQIAIAKAAGALALGLPTRILGEMAAERPTFINALSTISPVGVVPAAGGLLIYNAESEVVGAIGVTGDISDNDELCAKAGIAALTF; encoded by the coding sequence ATGGCAGGACGCAGCATCACCCTCGAACAGGCACAGGCGGTTGTCGCCGCCGCTCTCAAGGAAGGGCGCGCCCAGAACTATCAGCCTCTCACTGTCGCGGTTCTCGATCCAGGCGGCCACCTGCTGGCTTTTGCCCGCGAGGACAATTCGTCGAACCTGCGCCCGCAGATAGCCATCGCCAAGGCAGCAGGCGCCCTCGCCCTCGGCCTGCCCACGCGCATTCTGGGCGAAATGGCCGCAGAGCGCCCAACCTTTATCAATGCACTGAGCACCATCAGCCCGGTGGGCGTTGTGCCGGCGGCGGGCGGCCTGCTGATTTACAACGCTGAATCTGAAGTGGTGGGCGCCATTGGCGTCACCGGCGACATCAGCGACAATGACGAGCTTTGCGCCAAGGCCGGTATCGCCGCCCTGACGTTCTGA
- a CDS encoding tRNA U-34 5-methylaminomethyl-2-thiouridine biosynthesis protein, with amino-acid sequence MSVVSAFLLPGNPLPFLRPENPAWAGLANAGHEAGRALAASKPDVLLIYSTQWMAVLDQLWQTREHSTGIHVDEDWYEFGNLKTDVRADVNLAKACIEAANQAGFPSKAVDYDGFPIDSGAIVANSFLNPTGEIPVVIMANNLYYSFDETEKLAKLAADQAALQGKRVAVVGVGGLSSGYIDAKIDVTTDHIVTEGDDQHNRKLLSVLESGDMAALRAYLPDYAKAARGEMGMKHLAWILGATGGYRSAKTLAYGPTYGAGAAVVQFEL; translated from the coding sequence ATGAGCGTTGTCTCTGCTTTTCTGCTTCCCGGCAATCCGTTGCCGTTCCTGCGTCCCGAAAACCCGGCTTGGGCAGGTCTGGCAAATGCCGGACACGAGGCTGGACGCGCCCTTGCTGCGTCCAAGCCTGATGTGCTCCTGATCTACTCGACGCAGTGGATGGCGGTGCTGGATCAATTGTGGCAGACCCGTGAGCACAGCACCGGTATTCATGTCGATGAAGACTGGTATGAATTCGGCAATCTGAAGACCGATGTTCGCGCCGATGTCAACCTTGCCAAGGCCTGTATCGAGGCGGCCAATCAGGCCGGCTTCCCGTCCAAGGCGGTTGATTATGACGGGTTTCCGATCGACAGCGGCGCCATCGTCGCCAACTCGTTCCTGAACCCCACCGGCGAGATCCCGGTCGTGATCATGGCCAACAATCTCTATTACAGCTTTGATGAAACCGAGAAGCTGGCCAAGCTGGCTGCTGATCAGGCGGCATTGCAGGGTAAGCGGGTGGCTGTGGTTGGCGTGGGCGGTCTTTCCAGCGGCTATATTGACGCCAAGATCGACGTCACGACCGACCATATCGTGACGGAGGGCGACGACCAGCACAACCGTAAGCTGCTCTCGGTATTGGAAAGCGGAGATATGGCAGCATTGCGTGCATATTTGCCCGACTATGCCAAAGCGGCGCGCGGCGAAATGGGCATGAAGCATCTGGCGTGGATTCTTGGCGCGACCGGCGGTTATCGCAGCGCAAAGACGCTCGCCTATGGCCCGACCTATGGTGCGGGCGCTGCTGTCGTCCAGTTCGAACTTTAA